Proteins encoded in a region of the Saccharothrix ecbatanensis genome:
- the purS gene encoding phosphoribosylformylglycinamidine synthase subunit PurS, which produces MARVVVDVMPKPEILDPQGQAVANALPRLGFDGITSVRQGKHFELEVADDVDDATLAKIAETFLANPVIEDWVVRRVEA; this is translated from the coding sequence GTGGCCCGAGTCGTCGTCGACGTCATGCCGAAGCCCGAAATCCTCGACCCGCAAGGACAGGCGGTGGCCAACGCGCTGCCCCGTCTCGGGTTCGACGGAATCACCAGTGTCCGCCAGGGCAAGCACTTCGAGTTGGAGGTCGCCGACGACGTCGACGACGCCACACTCGCCAAGATCGCCGAGACCTTCCTCGCCAACCCGGTGATCGAGGACTGGGTCGTGAGGCGGGTAGAGGCATGA